In uncultured Bacteroides sp., the DNA window TTCATAAGATTTTAAAGAAGTGCTATTACCTGTTCTTATCTAAGAATTTCTTACGATATCCGTTAGGTGTCTCACCTACGTTTTTGTAAAAAGCAGCATAAAAAGACTGGCGGTTAGCAAAACCAACCATTGCGCTAATCTCTTCTACATTCTTGTCGGAGTATCTTTTATCCGTCAACAAATGCATAGCATCTTTCACCCTATATTCATTCAACAAACAAGAGTAGTTCATTCCGAAGCGGGAATTTACTACAGCCGAAAGGTAGCGAGTATTGGTCTGCAACTCTTTGGCTAAATCTTTTGCCGAATAATCGGGATCTTTGTACTTCTTCTGTACTACAACGATATTCAATATCCTGTCGTACAACTCATCAGCCAACTCAGGTCTAATTAAAGATCTGTAAGCAGCCTTTTTTTCTTTCTTCTCCCTTAAATTATAAGGGCGTTTTTTAGGAGCTTCCTCCTGCTTTTTGTTTTCTAAATCACTCATTGAATTAACTGGTTAGGTTTGTTTCTAAATATACATTATAATTAATGCAACTTTTGATGTCACAAATTTCATACATTTAATTTAAATATGCAACTTTTTAGTATACATTTTTTTGTTTAATAACAATCAAAAAGCTTGAAAAGGGTGATTCATA includes these proteins:
- a CDS encoding helix-turn-helix domain-containing protein, with translation MSDLENKKQEEAPKKRPYNLREKKEKKAAYRSLIRPELADELYDRILNIVVVQKKYKDPDYSAKDLAKELQTNTRYLSAVVNSRFGMNYSCLLNEYRVKDAMHLLTDKRYSDKNVEEISAMVGFANRQSFYAAFYKNVGETPNGYRKKFLDKNR